From Caldanaerobius fijiensis DSM 17918:
ATGCTATATTTCAAGCCAGAAAATATGTGAGTGGAGGAGTAATCGATTATATTCACAAAGAGATCTTGTCGGGAGTTGATATAAGTGGCTGAATTGAGAAATGTGGGGATAATTGGCACAGGACATTTTGTGCCAGATAAGGTGCTGACGAACTTCGACTTGATGAAGATGGTGGATACCAGTGATGAATGGATCAGGACGAGGACGGGCATAAAGGAAAGGCGCATAGCCGATGAAAATACCGCCACTTCAGATTTGGCAGTGGAGGCTGCATGGCGCGCATTAGAGGATGCAAAAATCGAACCTGAAGAAATTGATATGATTATTGTATCGACTGTTACACCTGATATGAATTTCCCATCAACTGCTTGTATTGTTCAAGATAAACTGGGCGCTCAAAATGCTTTTGCATTTGATATTGAAGCAGCCTGTTCAGGATTCATATACGGCTTAGCTATTGCACAGCAATTTATTGCAACCGGGAGTTGCAATAAAGTATTGTTAATTTGTGCAGATACTCTTTCAAAGATTACTAACTGGGAAGATAGAAATACATGTGTTTTGTTTGGCGATGGTGCTGGGGCTGTGGTTCTTGGGGCTGTGGATGAAGGTTATGGCATACTTTCCACGGTTTTAGGTTCAGATGGGAAGGGCGGAGAATATCTTTATTTGCCTGGTGGCGGTTCGCGTATGCCATTATCGGAAGAAGTCCTTGAAAAAAAGCTCAATACCATACAGATGAATGGGCAGGAGGTATTTAAGTTTGCAGTAAAGGTGATGGCGAGTGCATCGGTAGAGGTTTTAGAAAAGTGTGGATTAACACCTGATGATGTAGATTTTCTTATCCCGCATCAAGCCAATATAAGGATTATAGATTCAGCGGTTAAAAGATTATCTCTATCATATGATAAAGTGTATGTAAATCTTGATAAATATGGGAACATGTCATCTGCTTCCATCCCTGTAGCTTTAGACGAGGCGTTAAAGGAAGATAAAATTCATAAAGGCGATGTGGTATTGTTTGTAGGATTTGGAGCGGGTTTGACATGGGGATCTGCCGTAATCAAATGGGCTAAATAGGAGGTTTTTTATGTTTTATACTCAAATATGTGATATACTTGGTATAAAGTATCCGATTATTCAAGGAGGGATGGCATGGGTTGCTACCGCAGAATTGGCTGCAGCAGTGTCTAATGCTGGAGGGCTTGGAATTATAGGTGCTGGGAATGCTCCTGGGTCCTTTGTAAGGGAGCAGATAAGAAAGGCTAAAAAGCTTACAGACAAACCTTTCGGAGTTAATGTAATGTTAATGTCGCCATTTGTGGATGAGGTCATTGACGTCATATGTGAAGAAGGGGTGGATGTCATAACTACGGGTGCTGGCAACCCTGGTAAGTACATAGAAAGGCTTAAAAACCTGGGAATTAAAGTGGTGCCTGTTGTTTCGTCGGTAGCGCTGGCAAAACGCATGGAGAAAGAGGGCGTTGACGCTATTGTCGCCGAAGGGACAGAATCGGGAGGTCATATAGGTGAGTTAACAACAATGGCGCTGGTTCCACAGGTTGTTGACGCCGTGAGTATCCCTGTAATAGCAGCAGGGGGCATTGCTGACGGCAGGGGATTTATTGCTGCTCTGGCTCTAGGAGCTTGTGGCGTAC
This genomic window contains:
- a CDS encoding beta-ketoacyl-ACP synthase III, which translates into the protein MAELRNVGIIGTGHFVPDKVLTNFDLMKMVDTSDEWIRTRTGIKERRIADENTATSDLAVEAAWRALEDAKIEPEEIDMIIVSTVTPDMNFPSTACIVQDKLGAQNAFAFDIEAACSGFIYGLAIAQQFIATGSCNKVLLICADTLSKITNWEDRNTCVLFGDGAGAVVLGAVDEGYGILSTVLGSDGKGGEYLYLPGGGSRMPLSEEVLEKKLNTIQMNGQEVFKFAVKVMASASVEVLEKCGLTPDDVDFLIPHQANIRIIDSAVKRLSLSYDKVYVNLDKYGNMSSASIPVALDEALKEDKIHKGDVVLFVGFGAGLTWGSAVIKWAK
- the fabK gene encoding enoyl-[acyl-carrier-protein] reductase FabK encodes the protein MFYTQICDILGIKYPIIQGGMAWVATAELAAAVSNAGGLGIIGAGNAPGSFVREQIRKAKKLTDKPFGVNVMLMSPFVDEVIDVICEEGVDVITTGAGNPGKYIERLKNLGIKVVPVVSSVALAKRMEKEGVDAIVAEGTESGGHIGELTTMALVPQVVDAVSIPVIAAGGIADGRGFIAALALGACGVQIGTRFICASECTAHENYKKAILQAGDRDAVVTGRPTGHPVRVLKNKLTRQFELLEKNHAPVEELERLGTGKLKAAVVDGDVEYGSVMAGQIAGLVNEIKPAAKIIEDILEQAKEVLEKVRGKM